A segment of the Terriglobia bacterium genome:
CTGCCAGGATGCCGCCGGCCGCTCCTGCGGCACGCCCCATGAAATTGCGTCGAGAGATCCTTTTGCTGTCCATCTTGAAATTTCCTCCTTGATAATGACGAGAATGATGTTTTGCTACGCCAAGCCTGCGGACGCATGAGTCTATCGCCGCCAGCACCGGAGCGCAATCGGTTCCTCAGAAATTCGGGTTGGCATCCGGAGCAGCGCTCGTGCTCTTCGCGTAGATTTTCACCCACTGCCCGCGCCGCTCGAAGGAGGCGACTTCGTGCAACTGATAGCGGAAGGCTAGAAAAGCCGGACGGATCGGCGGCGTGTACTTACCGGCCCGGGCGAGCCATGGCATGCGCCGGAGCCAGTTGTCCGGCGGGTCCCATTGGCGCGAGTATAAATAAACCAGGTCAAACGAACCGCCGGGGATATTCCTGAAGTCCGGGGGTGCGAAACTCGGAACGCCAACCACACGCAACGGCTTTTTCACGTACCCCAGTTCGGGATGGCTCAGCTCATCGGTGGCGGGCCACGCCGTGAGGATGCGCGGAGTCTCCGGCCGGGCAGAAAGCCACTCCGCCGCCTGCTGGTGCAAGTGGATGAAGTCTACGTAAGCGAGATTGTTTTCATACGCGAAGGGATAGCTTGGGTTGACGAACCATGCCGTCACAAAACCTGCGGCAACAAGAACAAACGCCACGCGCATCACTGGGCGCGGGAGGAATTCTACGAGCAGCACGAGAGCCAGATAGAAGCAGGGAAGCATCGGCAGAAGATAACGTGCCAGCACTGCGCCACCCACCACGCTGAGCATGACGATATAAACCGCTACCAGCACTGCCGCGAGAAAGAAAAATTCTTTGCGAGCGCCTTCGGGACCTTCCTCATTCCTCGTAGTGCCCTCTGCAGCGTTCTGTTGTCGAGCTGCTTTCATCCTCCGCAAACCCAAAAGCGCTGCTCCGACCAGCAACCAGTTGAATCCTGCAATGAACACTTGGTACAGGCGGCGCGCAAAGCTGGACGCGATCCTGACCGGTCCGAGGGTAGAGTAGAGATTGTACTGAAGGTACTCT
Coding sequences within it:
- a CDS encoding glycosyltransferase family 39 protein, whose amino-acid sequence is MEKTPANVGFKSGLYFIGVFGAVALAHFPFLRLPYFWDEAGYYIPAALDFFRHGLLIPQSTLTTGHTPLIPVYLALAWRLLGFSPLMTRLAMAAFAAGTLVALYALGRAVAGREVALWACILLAVSPLFFAQTTLAFLDLPASFTTTVAVWALLRRRLGWFALSASIAVLTKETAIVIVPVAIVFVWRSQKHMDRSTWIRLATPVAALAAWAVYYHHATGFWTGNPEYLQYNLYSTLGPVRIASSFARRLYQVFIAGFNWLLVGAALLGLRRMKAARQQNAAEGTTRNEEGPEGARKEFFFLAAVLVAVYIVMLSVVGGAVLARYLLPMLPCFYLALVLLVEFLPRPVMRVAFVLVAAGFVTAWFVNPSYPFAYENNLAYVDFIHLHQQAAEWLSARPETPRILTAWPATDELSHPELGYVKKPLRVVGVPSFAPPDFRNIPGGSFDLVYLYSRQWDPPDNWLRRMPWLARAGKYTPPIRPAFLAFRYQLHEVASFERRGQWVKIYAKSTSAAPDANPNF